In Deltaproteobacteria bacterium, the genomic stretch GCCGAGTCTGTCGATGTCATCTTCGCCGACCCGCCGTACTTCCTCTCCAACGGCGGTAGCACCTGCAAGTCGGGTCGACGCGTCAGCGTCGACAAGGGCAGCTGGGACAAGAGCCTCGGTGTCGACGACAACCACGCCTTCAATCGCGCGTGGCTGGCCGCGTGCCAGCGGGTGCTGCAGCCCAACGGCACCCTGTGGGTCTCCGGCACCAGCCACGTGATCTACTCGGTCGGCTTCGCCATGCAGCAGCTCGGCTTCAAGCTGCTCAACGAAATCGTGTGGGAGAAGCCCAACCCGCCGCCCAACCTCTCGTGCCGCTACTTCACCCACAGCACCGAGACGGTGTTGTGGGCGGCACGCGATCGCAAGAGCAAGCACCACTTCGACTACCCCGCGATGCGACGCCAGAACGGCGGCAAGCAGATGAAGTCGGTGTGGCGGATGCTTGCGCCGGGCAAGTCCGAGAAGAGCCACGGCAACCACCCCACGCAGAAGCCGATCGAGCTGCTGTCGCGCATCGTCGCCGCCAGCTGTCCGCCTGGCGGCGTGGTGCTCGATCCGTTCAACGGCAGCGGCACCACCGGCGTCGCGGCGCTCCGCGGGCATGCCCGCTACATCGGCATCGAGCGTGAGGCCCAGTACCTCGAGCTCTCGCAGCGCCGGCTCGAGGCCGAGCTGCCGGCGCGCGGTGGCCGTGCGCGCCTGCACGTTGCTGCGGAGTAGCGGCGGGCGCAGGCCCGGTACGGGAGCAGCTGGGACCCCCTCGCGGGGTCCAGGCTGCGCTAGCCGTCGAGGATCTCGGCTTCCTTCTTCGCGACCGTGTCGTCGACGCTCTTGATCTCGGCGTCGGTGAGCTTCTGGATCTGTTCGAGGCCGCGCTTGAGGTCGTCCTCGGACATGGTGCCGTCCTTCTCGGCCGCCTTGAGGAAGTCGTTGGTCTCACGACGGACCTGACGGATCGCGATCTTCGCGTCCTCGCCGGCGTCCTTGACGGTCTTCACCAGCTGCTTGCGGCGCTCCTCGGTGAGCGGCGGAATCGGCACCCGCACCACCACGCCGTCGTTGTTGGGGTTCAAGCCCAGCTGCGAGTTGTTGATGGCCTTCTCGATCGCGGCGATGGTGCTGCGGTCGTAGGGCTTGACCACCAGCAGGCGCGCATCGGCGACGCTCACGGTCGCGACCTGCTTGAGCGGCATCAGGCTGCCGTAGCTGTCGACCTTGATCTCGTCGAGCAGCGCGGGATTGGCACGCCCCGCGCGTACGCGCGAGAGCTCGCGCCTGAGCCGCTCGATGGCCTTCTCCATGCCGTCCTTCGCGAGTTGCACTGCGTCGTCGTTCATCGTCGTTCCTTGCCTGTCTCTGGGTGAGCGCGCCCGTCAGCGCGGCCTAGGCGGGTGCCACGATGGTACCCAAGGATTCGCCGCACACGACCCGGCGGATGTTGCCGCGGCCGAGCATGTCGAACACCACGACCGGCAGGCCGTGATCGCGGCACAGCGCGATCGCTGCGCCGTCCATCACCGACAGCCCGCGCGCCAACACCTCGACATAGTCGAGGCGCTCGTAGCGACGTGCGTCGGGGAACTTGGCGGGATCGCGGTCGTAGATGCCGTCGACCTTGGTGGCCTTGAGCAGCACCTCGGCGTGGACCTCGAGGGCCCGCAGCGCGGCGGCGGTGTCGGTCGTGAAGTACGGGTTGCCGGTGCCGGCGGCGAACAGCACCACCTGCGAGTTCGCGAGGTGGTGCACGGCGCGGCGCTGGATGTACGTCTCGCAGATGCCCTGCATCGGGATCGCCGACAGCACGCGCGCCGGCACACCGATGCGCTCGAGCGCGTCCTGCATCGCGAGCGCATTGATCACCGTGGCGAGCATGCCCATGTGATCGGCGCCGGCGCGGTCCATGCCGCCCGCCGCCACGCTCACGCCGCGCAGGATGTTGCCGCCGCCGATCACGACACCGACCTCGGTGCCGAGCTCGGTCACGGCGTGGATCTCGGTCGCGATGGTGCGCAGGACCTCGGGATCGATGCCGTACCCGCCCCCCTGCAGCGCCTCACCCGAGAGCTTGAGGAGGATGCGCTTGTAACGGGGCTTGGACGACACGGCAGGCAGGAGCCTAACGCAACCCGAGCGAGCCGGGATAGGGCGGCCGCCAACGCGGGAGCACCGCGGGATTTGTGCGGTGCACGAACGACTCGCGGCCCGGCCCCTCGCGAGTCGAACGAGGACGCGTGGGGGAGCGGGCCGCGAATCGTGCGCGTCTTGGGAACGCTAGGTCTGACCGGCCATCGCGGCGACCTCGGCCGCGAAGTTGTCGGCCTTCTTCTCGAGGCCCTCACCCAGCTCGTAGCGCACGAAGCGACGCAGCTGGATGTTCTCGCCGATCTTCGAGACCAACTCCTTGAGCACCTGCTCGATGGTCTTCTTGTCGTCCTTGACGAACGCCTGCTCGAGCAGCACGCGCTCGGCGAAGAGCTTGTTGATCGAGCCCTCGACGATGCGGTCGATGATCTTCTCGGGCTTGCCGTCGGCGATGGCCTTCTCGCGGGCGATGGCCTTCTCCTTCTCGATCACGGCGGGATCGAACTCCTCGCGACGGACGCAGTCGGGGTTCATCGCCGCGATCTGCATGGCCACGTCGTAGGCGAAGGCCTTGAAGTCGTCGGTCTTGGCGACGAAGTCGGTCTCGCAGTTGACCTCGAGCAACACGCCGACGCGGTTGTTCGAGTGGATGTAGCTGATGACCACGCCCTCGGACGCGATGCGACCGGCCTTCTTGGCCGCGGCCGCGAGGCCCTTCTTGCGCAGGTACTCGACGGCCTTGTCCATGTCGCCGTCGGTCTCCTTGAGCGCAGCCTTGCAATCCATCAGACCGGCGCCGGTCGAATCGCGAAGCTGCTTGACGAGTGCTGCACTGATCTCTGCCATGGGGTCCTCGGTCTAGTTGTTCTCGGGCACGAAGGTGTCTTCGTCGACGTCGGGGCTCGCGGCGGCCTCGGGGGTCGGCAGGGGGCCGCGGCGCGACACCACCTCGACCTTGGGGCCGTCGCCGCCGGTCATCACGCGGATGGTCTCGGGGGCCTCGTCGTCGTGGGCCGACATGACCGCGCGGGCCTTGCCGATGCGACCGCCCTCGATGCACGCGTCTGCGATCTTGGTGCAGAACAGCTTGATCGAGCGGATCGCGTCGTCGTTGCCCGGGATCACGTGGGTGATGAGGTTCGGGTCGGCGTTGGTATCTGCGACGGCGACCACCGGGATCTTGAGGCGGTTGGCCTCGGAGACCGCGATGTGCTCCTTGGCGGGGTCGATCACGAAGATCGCGCCCGGGAGCTTCGGCATGTCCTTGATGCCGCCGAGGTTGCGCTCGAGCTTCTGCCGCAGACGGTCCATCTGCAGCACTTCCTTCTTGGTGAGCTTGCCGAAGGTGCCGTCCTCGGCCATGCGCTCGAGGCCGCGGAGCTTGTCGATCGACTGCTTCACGGTCTTCCAGTTGGTCAGCGTGCCGCCCAGCCAGCGCGACGCGACGTAGAAGTGGCCGGCGCGCTGCGCCTCGCTCACCATGACGTCCTGCGCCTGCTTCTTGGTGCCGACGAAGAGCACCGGGTTGCCGTCGGCGGCGACCGAGCGGATGAAGGCGTACGCGCGGCGGAAGAGCGCCGCGGTCTGCTGGAGATCGATGATGTGCACGCCAGCTCGGGCGCCGTAGATGTACGGGGCCATGCGCGGGTTCCAGCGGTCGGTGCGGTGACCGAAGTGCACGCCGGCCTCGAGCAGGTGCTTGATGGTGATGATGCGCTGGGCTTCTTCGAGCGCCTGCTGGGAGGGCTCGCGATCGGTGGTGGTTTCCATGGTTGCTTTCGTGGCGTTGGGCCGCTGCAGTCGTCGTCGGGTCGCCAGCCCACGCGGATCGCACGTGCGATTCGAGTGGACCTGTTGTTTCAACCGCTCGCGCGGTCACGCCGAGGCGCCCTCGGGCTGCATGGGTGATGGGAAGGCGCGTTTGCTAGCACGCGGCGGCGGGCTTGGGCAAGGCGCCCCCTTGCGCACCGGTCGTGGGGTCCGAGCGCGTACCCCTGGCCGCTGGCCCGCGGCGGGCCGGCGGGCCCCAGAACGGGCGCGCGGACCGGCGGCTGCGGATGCCGCCCCAGCCCACGCCCGCCCGTGGTCGCGCCGCGACCGCACCGTATAGCGATGGCGTGGGGACCCCGCGCGCACCGTTTCCCGGCCCGGTCGTACCGGGCTCCCGGCGCGTGCCGTGGGTCACGCTGGGCCTGTGCGTGCCCTCGGTCGTGATGCTGGTGCTCGTGCAGCTGGGCTGGGTGCCGCCCACGCTGGCCCCAACGCCGACGCTCGACCTCGGCGACGCGGTGCACGTGGTCGAGCTCGGGGCCCGCAGCACCGCGCTGGTCGGCGACGCGAGCGAGCGCTGGCGGCTGCTGACCTCGCACTTCGTCCACACCTCGTGGACGCACCTGGTGTTCAACCTCGCGTTCCTCTTCCCTGCCGGCGGCGCGCTCGAGCAGGTCACGCGACGTGTCGACTACCTGCACCTCGTGCTGGTCGCGATGGTCGGCTCGGCCGCGGCGAGCCTCGTGCTCACGCCGCAGGTGTCGGCGGGCGCCTCGGGCATCGTCTTCGGCCTGCTGGGCGCGGCGGTGGTCTTGGGCCTGCGACACCGCGGCCGCCTGGGCCCGCGCGTGCGCCATCACTTCGGGTTGTGGGTGCTGCCGTTCCTGCTCGTCACGCTCGCCGTCACCGTCGGCAACCCCACCGTCGATCACGCCAGCCATCTGGGTGGCCTGGTCTGCGGCATGGCGTTCGCCCCGTTCATGCGGCTGCGATTGCCCGCGCACATCGAGCGCTCGTCGCCGGCCAACGCGATCGCGGCGACACTGGCGATCGTGATGCTGGCGGCCGCGCCGGCGCTCGCCCGCGGCGGCGCGCCGGCGCGTGTGGAGCTCGGCTCGGGCTGGACCGCCGACGTGCCCGCGCAGTGGAACACCCGCTTCGGCCCGCTCGGCGAGCTCGAGTGGACCACGGCGGGCGGCATGGTCGTGCTCACCGCCGGCGAGGCACCCAGCGATCGCGGACCGCCGGTGGATTGGTACCGCGAACACCGCCTCGATCCTCTGAGTGCGGTCGGCCGCGGCCTCGACGTGCGCGAATTGCCAGTGCGGCAGCCGCTGCCCCTGCCGCCGGGGGCGATCCACGCCCGCTTCGCGTTCCGACGTGAGCAGACGCCCATGATCCGCGACGTCGTGTTCCTGCCGGGCGCCGACCACCGGCTGTTCGTCCTGAGCCTCGAGCTGCCGCAGCCCTGGGCGGACCGCTACGATGAAACCCGGACGTCGCTCATGGGGTCGCTGCGCGCACCGCGGCCGATGTTGCCTCGGGTAACTCGAATCTCCGTCGCTGCGATAGAGTAGCGCCGCCCGGGCCCTCCTCCATGCGCCACGTCTTCTCGCTCTCGCTCGCACTCGTGGTGGGCGTCGCCTCAGCCTCCGCTTGCTACTCCGATCGCCAAGCACCACCGTCGTTCCGCTACACCTGCGACGACGATGGTGACTGCCACACCGGGCAATCCTGCCGCGCCGGCCTCTGCGAGACGCCCTGCACGCCCGACACGTTCGACGAGGTCTGCACCGACGACAGCTATCTGGTGTGCCTCAACGGGGTGTGCTCCAGCGGCTGCGAGGTCGGCAAGACCACGTGCCCGGCCGCGCAGGAGTGCCTCGACCTCGGCGTGAACCTCAGCAGTGGGGGCAGCTTCATCAGCGGGGGCTCGACCGCCAAGGTCGGCGTCTGCGGTCGCCGCTGCGATCCCGCCAACGCCGCGTCGTGCCCCAACGGCGACGTCTGCGTGGAGGGCTTCTGCTTGACGCCGTGCACCGACGCCACCGAGTGCAGCGCCGGCTTCACGTGCCAGCTCGGTCTGTGCCTGCCCGACACCGGCACCGGCGACAGTGGCTCGAGCGACGGCAGTTCGAGCGGCGGCGAATCGAGTGACGGCGGCGCCTCGAGTGGCGCGACTGCGACTGCGACCGCCGGCGACGCGTCGACGGGAGGCGCGACATGAAGCGACTGTGCATCGCGCTCGTGCTGCCGGGCCTCGCCTGCCAGCGCCTCGCCGCTCCGCCGGTGCTGGATCCCGCGGCGGTCGAAGCCCACGCCGTCGCGCACCGCGTCGTGGAGCCCGATACCACGCCACCGCCACCGCCACCGGGCACCGCGCCAGCGGCCCCCGCGGCCCCGGGGACCGACGACGGCGTGATCATCTCGGACGACGCACCCGCGTCGAACGACGGCGTCACCGTGGTTCCGCCCGCGCCGCAGGTCGACGCCGGACCCGATCACCAGCGCACGCGCTCGGGCTTCTTCTGGGCCGGCGTCGTGATGGCCGCCGCCGGCGGCGGTCTCTTCCTCGGCACCGCCATCGGTGGCCGCATCACGCAGGGTCAGCTCAACAAGGCCTATGACGCCAACGATCTGACCTACGCCCGCGAGGGGCAGCTGCGCGACCGTGGCAAGATCTTCAACGGCCTCGCCGCCGCCGGCGGTGCGATCGCGCTGACCGGCATCATCACGCTCGCGATCGCCTACGGCATCGACTACGCGCACTGCGGGAAGCTGGCGAAGCGTCGCAAGGACTGCCCGCGCCGCGCGGCGCAGTAGCGGCGGCCGCCACGGGCGAGCACGCCATCATGGCGCCCCCCGACCCGAGCCCGGATCGTGCGACCTCGCTGCCGCCGCGGGTCGTGCTGGGTGGCGTGCTCGTGCTGGTCGCGGTGGTGTACCTGCCGACGCTATGGTTCGGCTTCGTCTACGACGATCACTGGACCCTGCTCGCCAACGGCTTCCTGCGCAGCCCCGGCGATCTGCCGCTGCTGCTCGGCCGCAGTGCCCACGCGGCCGCGGTGCCCGACGCGTTCCGGCCGGCGGCCGTCGCCTTCGACGTGCTGAGCTACCAGCTGCTGGGCGCGCACGCGTTCTGGCACCACCTGCTCTCGATCGCGCTGCACGTCGCCACCGCGGGCCTGCTGGGTGCGTGGCTGCGCGCGCGCGAGCTGCCGCTGACGACGGTCGCCATCGTGGTCGCGATCTTCGGCACGCTGGCGATCCACGCGGAGGTCGTCGCGGTGGTGTCGTACCGCGAGGACGCGCTGGCGGCCCTGCTCGCGCTGGCCGCGATGATCCAGGCGGATCGCGGCGCGCATGCACGGGGTCGCGCGCGCGCGTGGTCGCTGGTCGCCGCCGCCATGCTGGCGCTGCTGGCGTGCCACAGCAAGCTCAGTGCCGCTCCGCTGCCGGCGCTGTGGTGCGTCAGCGTGTGGTCGTGGCCGCGGCCATGGCCGTCGCGTCCGCGCGTGCTGGCGCCCGCACTCGCGTTGACCGTCGGCTGCGTGGCCGCGCTCGCGCATCAGCGCTACATCCTGGGCGAGCTCTCGCCCTACGCCGCGCAGCTGGGCATCCACGCCGCGGCGTGGTCGCGCAGCGAGGTGCTCGCATCGAGCGTGCAGATCCACCTCGGCTACCTGCAGCAGATGCTGCTGCCGTTGGGGCTCTCGCCGGAGTACGTCGATCGCCCGGGCTCCTGGACGGCGCCCGCGACCGTGCTGGGGGCCGCCGGGCTGACGCTCGCGCTCGGTCACGCCGCCGTCAGCTTCGTGCGCGGCCGCCATCGCACGTGGTCGTTGGTCGCGTTCGCCACCGTGCTGGCGTGGGTGCCGACCTCGAACCTGGTCGCGTTGCCGAACATGCGCGCCGATCGCTTCGCGTACCTGCCCAGCATCTTCGTGTGCCTGGGCTTGGGCACGCTCGCGTGGATGCTCGGGCGCGCGCTGGCCCGCAGGCTCGGCCACGATGCGATCGCCTACGCCCCCGCGGTCGCGCTGGTGGTGCTGCAGGGCGCCTTCGCCCAGGCGGCTGCGACCGCGTACAAGAGCGACGCACGACTGTGGGAGGTTGCGCTGCGCCGTGCACCGGACTCGGCCCGCGCCCACGCGTTGCTGGGCGAGCTGACCATCGCGACGATGCGTGCCACCGAGGGTGACGAGGACCCCGTGCTGCTGGCGCGCGCGCGTGCCCACTGTCGGCGCGCCCTGGCGCTGGCGCCCGAGGACGCGCTGCCCCACCTGTGCGCCGCCCGCCTCGCGGTGCAGCTCGAGCAATGGACCCTCGCGCAGCGTCACTTCGAGGCCGCACTGGCGCGCGCACGTGCCCGCGAGGATCGGATCCTGACCGCGCTCGCCAGCGTGACCCTCGACGTGGCGGAGCTCCCCTACGCCGAGCGCGTCGCGCGGGTCGATGCCCTGCTGGCCCGGGCCGAGCGCGAGTTTCCTTACGCCTCCGAGGTCGCCGCCGCCAGCGGACGGCTCATGCATCGGCTCGGGCGCGCCGATGCAGCCTTCCATCGCTATGCCCGTGCAAGGCGGCTGCGTCCCGAACGTTGGGACGTGGCGCTGTGGGGGCTGGAACTCGCCCTCGATCTCGGCGATGCTCCCGCGGCGCAGACCCTCTGGGCACGCGGCAAGGACCTCTGGTCCGACGCCGACCCCAAACTGGTCGACGCAACCCGCCGAAGGGTGTACGACGGCGGGCGCCTGTTCAGCGCCGGAACCCCCAAGTGGCCCGGCGAGCACGCCTTACCCTTGATCGACCTCCTGCCGGAAAGACCCCGCGATGATCCGTAAGTTCTGCGCCTTGCTCGTCTTCGTGGCCTTCGCGATCGCGGTCGGCGGCATGGCCTGCGTCAACACCGTGCAGCAGCTCGACAACGCCGACGAAACCGACGGCGCGACCTGAGCTCGCCTGCGCTAGCGTGACGCGCCGACACCGGCGTCGAGGCGGTCGAACAGATCGCGCGGCGCCAACGGAACCAGGGCCGGGCGCTGCTCCGGATCGAGGTGGCACTGCGCCGAGCATCCGCAGTGATCGAGGCGCAGGCCTGCTGCATCGGCCGCACGGCGCAGGGCGTGGCGCAAGGCGGCATCCGCCATCGGCGAGAGGTGCACACCGCCCGCCGGCAACGCCTCGGGCTGCTCCGGATCGATGCCGTAGGCCCGCGCCGCGGTGGCGACCACGGGCCACGGCGCCGCGTCGATCAGGCCGCGAAGGCGCGCCGGCGTCAGGCGACCCAGCACCGGGTGGGCGTCGCGGAGATCCGCCGCCACGATGTGCCGCACCAAGGCCGTGATCGCCCGCTCGTCGGAGATCGCGGGCATCAACGGGCCGAGCCAGACGCCGACCTCGAGATCGTTGGCGCGTAGGTGCTGGGCGTGCTGCAGCAGCGACGCCGCCGACGCCGAGCCCGGGCCGAGCAACGCCGCACCGATCGCCGCGTCGAGGTGGGCGATCTCCAACATCACCGTGACGCCGTGGCGCCGCAGCTCGGAGATCGCCTCTCGGGGCAGCGGCACGGTGGTTCGCAGGATCATGCGTCGACCGTGCCCAGCGACCCAGCGGACCGCGTCCGCGATCCAGGCCCCACCCTGGCGATCGGTCACCCGCAGGGTCACACTGGAAATGGGGCCGGCACCGGCCTCGGCCTCGCCGACGATCGAGGCCAGCGCCAGATCGACCGCACCCGCCCCGTCCTGTACCGCCGCACCCAACACCAGGCCTCGCCCCGCGCAGGTCGCGAGTTCGGAGAGTCGGTGGACGGAAGCAGTCATCGCAGGGCCTGTACATTTGTATAGCTCTGCCCCGGGCGCCGTGCAAGGCGCGGTCGGTCGGCGCCGCGCGAGCCCCCGCGCACTGCGGATCGCGTGCCCGATTCGGGGCGCCTGGCGGCTTTTCCGCGGGTCGGAGGGCCGTTTCGTGGTAGAGCGACGGCTGATCACGGCAGATGGCCGGCTCTCAGGATTTGCCCTCCGAAACCCCAGACACGCACGACGGCGCGACCCCGGCGCTCGCGGCCACAGAGCCCTCGCCCGGCACCGGCATCCTCATGGAGGCGATCGATCCCGACGCGCTCAAGGTGGTGCGACGGCTGCTGACCGCGGGCCACGAGGCCTACCTGGTCGGGGGATGCGTCCGCGACCTCTACCTCGCACGTCGGCCCAAGGACTTCGACATCGCCACGAGTGCGACGCCCGAAGCCATCCGCCGGCTGTTTCGCAACAGCCGCATCATCGGCCGCCGCTTCAAGCTCGCGCACGTGTTCTTCGGCTCGAAGATCATCGAGACGAGCACGTTCCGCACCGCGCCGCAGCCGAGCGAGGCCGACGACCCGCTCATCACGGCGGACAACGAGTGGGGCAGCGTCGAGGATGATGCGCGACGCCGCGACTTCACCATCAACGGCCTGTTCTTCGACGTGGAGACCGAGAAGATCGTCGACTTCGTCGACGGCCTGACCGATCTCGACGCGAAGCTCATGCGCACCATCGGTGACCCACGGCTGCGGTTCCAAGAGGACCCAGTCCGCATGATCCGCGCCGTGAAGTTTGCGGCGCGGCTGGGCTTCGACTTCGAGGCCGAGACCTACGCCGCGCTGCTCGAGGTCGCACCCGACATCGTCAAGTGCAGCAAGGCGCGCGTGCTCGAGGAGATCTACAAGCTGCTGCGCAGTGGCTCGGCCCGCCGCAGCTTCGAGCTCATGCTCGAGGTCGGGCTGTTCGAGCACGTGCTCGGCCCCTACCTGCGCCAGTTCGGCGAGCCCGCGGCGGCCAAGGCGATGCTGCTCGAGGCCGCCGCTGGCAGCACCGAGGGCGACGGGCTCGAGCCGGCGCGCCTGCTGTTCGCGCTGCTCGGCGCGCTCGACCGCTACGTCGGCCAGACCCACGAGCAGGTCGTCAACGGCGTGCTGCATGCGGTGTTGTTCGCACCGTTCATCGGCCGCGAGCTCGCCAGTGGCCAGCGACACAACCTCGACCGCAGCATCGACGCCCGCATGACGGCGGTCGGTGGGGTCGTGGGCCTGGCCCGTCGCGACCGCGAGATGGGCCGCCAGATCCTGCTCTCGCACCAGCGATTGCTCGAGCCCGGCCGACGCCGACGCGCGGGTGCGGCCGCGCGGCAGAACTTCCACGACGCGCTGGTCTTCCTGGGCCTGTGGGTCGATGCCGTCGGCAACGGCCGCGCGGGCCTCGACAGCTGGCAGTCGCTGACCAGCGGCACGCCGACCGCCGAGCCCGAGCCTCGCACGCAGCGACGACGGCGACGACGCTCCGGCGGCCGCCGCGGGGGCTCGCAGGCGCCCGAAGGTCCGCCCGGCAACGGCGGCGAGGCGCACGCGGGCGAGTCGTGAGCCGCAAC encodes the following:
- a CDS encoding rhomboid family intramembrane serine protease, whose product is MPWVTLGLCVPSVVMLVLVQLGWVPPTLAPTPTLDLGDAVHVVELGARSTALVGDASERWRLLTSHFVHTSWTHLVFNLAFLFPAGGALEQVTRRVDYLHLVLVAMVGSAAASLVLTPQVSAGASGIVFGLLGAAVVLGLRHRGRLGPRVRHHFGLWVLPFLLVTLAVTVGNPTVDHASHLGGLVCGMAFAPFMRLRLPAHIERSSPANAIAATLAIVMLAAAPALARGGAPARVELGSGWTADVPAQWNTRFGPLGELEWTTAGGMVVLTAGEAPSDRGPPVDWYREHRLDPLSAVGRGLDVRELPVRQPLPLPPGAIHARFAFRREQTPMIRDVVFLPGADHRLFVLSLELPQPWADRYDETRTSLMGSLRAPRPMLPRVTRISVAAIE
- the pcnB gene encoding polynucleotide adenylyltransferase PcnB → MAGSQDLPSETPDTHDGATPALAATEPSPGTGILMEAIDPDALKVVRRLLTAGHEAYLVGGCVRDLYLARRPKDFDIATSATPEAIRRLFRNSRIIGRRFKLAHVFFGSKIIETSTFRTAPQPSEADDPLITADNEWGSVEDDARRRDFTINGLFFDVETEKIVDFVDGLTDLDAKLMRTIGDPRLRFQEDPVRMIRAVKFAARLGFDFEAETYAALLEVAPDIVKCSKARVLEEIYKLLRSGSARRSFELMLEVGLFEHVLGPYLRQFGEPAAAKAMLLEAAAGSTEGDGLEPARLLFALLGALDRYVGQTHEQVVNGVLHAVLFAPFIGRELASGQRHNLDRSIDARMTAVGGVVGLARRDREMGRQILLSHQRLLEPGRRRRAGAAARQNFHDALVFLGLWVDAVGNGRAGLDSWQSLTSGTPTAEPEPRTQRRRRRRSGGRRGGSQAPEGPPGNGGEAHAGES
- the frr gene encoding ribosome recycling factor, which translates into the protein MNDDAVQLAKDGMEKAIERLRRELSRVRAGRANPALLDEIKVDSYGSLMPLKQVATVSVADARLLVVKPYDRSTIAAIEKAINNSQLGLNPNNDGVVVRVPIPPLTEERRKQLVKTVKDAGEDAKIAIRQVRRETNDFLKAAEKDGTMSEDDLKRGLEQIQKLTDAEIKSVDDTVAKKEAEILDG
- a CDS encoding UMP kinase, producing MSSKPRYKRILLKLSGEALQGGGYGIDPEVLRTIATEIHAVTELGTEVGVVIGGGNILRGVSVAAGGMDRAGADHMGMLATVINALAMQDALERIGVPARVLSAIPMQGICETYIQRRAVHHLANSQVVLFAAGTGNPYFTTDTAAALRALEVHAEVLLKATKVDGIYDRDPAKFPDARRYERLDYVEVLARGLSVMDGAAIALCRDHGLPVVVFDMLGRGNIRRVVCGESLGTIVAPA
- the rpsB gene encoding 30S ribosomal protein S2, encoding METTTDREPSQQALEEAQRIITIKHLLEAGVHFGHRTDRWNPRMAPYIYGARAGVHIIDLQQTAALFRRAYAFIRSVAADGNPVLFVGTKKQAQDVMVSEAQRAGHFYVASRWLGGTLTNWKTVKQSIDKLRGLERMAEDGTFGKLTKKEVLQMDRLRQKLERNLGGIKDMPKLPGAIFVIDPAKEHIAVSEANRLKIPVVAVADTNADPNLITHVIPGNDDAIRSIKLFCTKIADACIEGGRIGKARAVMSAHDDEAPETIRVMTGGDGPKVEVVSRRGPLPTPEAAASPDVDEDTFVPENN
- a CDS encoding site-specific DNA-methyltransferase, yielding MGTLPTPSTSASAPHWRSPDGSATLFAGDCLERLAELPAESVDVIFADPPYFLSNGGSTCKSGRRVSVDKGSWDKSLGVDDNHAFNRAWLAACQRVLQPNGTLWVSGTSHVIYSVGFAMQQLGFKLLNEIVWEKPNPPPNLSCRYFTHSTETVLWAARDRKSKHHFDYPAMRRQNGGKQMKSVWRMLAPGKSEKSHGNHPTQKPIELLSRIVAASCPPGGVVLDPFNGSGTTGVAALRGHARYIGIEREAQYLELSQRRLEAELPARGGRARLHVAAE
- the tsf gene encoding translation elongation factor Ts; this translates as MAEISAALVKQLRDSTGAGLMDCKAALKETDGDMDKAVEYLRKKGLAAAAKKAGRIASEGVVISYIHSNNRVGVLLEVNCETDFVAKTDDFKAFAYDVAMQIAAMNPDCVRREEFDPAVIEKEKAIAREKAIADGKPEKIIDRIVEGSINKLFAERVLLEQAFVKDDKKTIEQVLKELVSKIGENIQLRRFVRYELGEGLEKKADNFAAEVAAMAGQT